The sequence GTGTGATTTAAGAAAGAATTTTAACTATTTTGAATGACATTATTTCATGATAAAAGGAATTTCGAAATGGATGTACTTTTTACCGTAGGATGATAAATGGATGTGCAGCACATGACTGATCGATTGTTATAATATTCCGATGCATTAAAGAAAAAATAAGTAAAAAGAGAAATGTGACTCCTGCTCATCTGATGTAAGCTCTATAATAAACCTATCCGATTTATGTTCGTTTaggataaaataagaaaattataTGTTGCATTGGCATCTTGTATAATTATCTTGTATAATTGCTGATGAGTTCTGTTTTTTGCTACTCTGGTACCAACATCATTCTTgttcttttctttcttatttTGTTCACTAATTACGTGTTTTTACATCCTTGGCGGGAATAAGTGCTCGTTCTTAATGTCTTCATACTCCACTAACTCACGCAAAAATTATTCTTTCTGAACCTCCAACTTTATGTGATGGATCTGTATTATGAATACATTATGAGGATTCTATTTAATATAGAATTTCATCAACTATATGTGAATTGTACAGCTCATAATTTATCTGGATGAATGGCTCTCAATTTTTATATCCTTACCCTCACTAGCTTTTCTCCATAAAATGATGAATATAGGACATTGCTTATGATGTGAGTATGGGCTTGAGACCAGAAAGACATAACAGAGCACAGCAGAACTCATCTGCATCTGAGAGTAGTGAAGCGACAAACTCTGATCCTAAAAACATTTCAAGTCCAATTCCAGATTCGATTGTCTTCAAATACTGCATGGGAGGCCCAGCAGATAGATTTCAACTGCTCAAGGaaattgcagcatcagctagTGAAGATCACCTGTTATACTTGGCAGATCAGGTTTCTCTGTACTCTGGATGCTTTCATCACGGGTAACTTGTTCTCTCTCtctatctctctctctctctctcacacacacacacacacaaaatttatgtgtGTGTTCTTGATTTGTTTGTTTCTACTTGTTATGGTTTTTAAAATTCCATTGAGAATGACCTTAAGGCTTTCCTATAGGATGTAGAAAGTATGTGTTAGTAAATTGTGCATTCTTAAATAGGTTTTTCTTTCCAAGTTATTGTCATGGAGAGTAAGTTTTGCTCATTTGGTTTTTCTTTCCAAGTTATGCATTGGGTGGCCTAAACTAAGGATCTGAGTCCTGGAAAACCAACTGCTCCATCATCAGTAACTTGTTTGGCCACAAGTTTGTTCTTTTGCCCATGGCTTTTCATCTCAGTACCTGACCTTTTTACCTACCCAATTAGGCTAGGTCGTTTGACTACTACCAAGCACGTCAAAACTGGTCAAAATCCCTTGTTCTGGATCTCATATTTTAACATGTAACTCAAAACTCAATTGTTGTTAGTTAACATGATGGCGATCTTCATATCCTTATTGTCACATGGAAAAGAGTTATGAGCTTTGCTAAATGAATACCAGATTGAATGGTCATTAATTTCACATCAGTTATTTTTTGCTTGAAGGTTTTTATCTTACTATTTGAGTCCAGGAATTATTTTCTTGATCTGATATTGGTTGAGCTGAAACCTGTTCTGCTGTGAACGAAATGGCATCTGATCATGCTAGGATCTAATTCTACTAAATGAGGCTTCTTTTCTTCTGTATTTGTATACAAAATTTTTCTAACCGCACCCATCTATATTGCGTATCAAAATTATTAGCATCCTAGATAAATGACCTTGggaatgaaattattttttggaTAATTGTCTGTAAGAGATTGAAACTAGGCGGATGCCAATCAAATTGTCAGTTCCTTATGCTATTGCTCATTTTCATTATTTCCCAAACCCACCATATCATCTTGTGTACTAACTGCCATCAAACTCTTGTTTTCCGTTAATGAAGTTTATAATTTCAGGCCTCAAATTGTAATGGCAAAGAGATTGCTTGATGAAGGAAAACAAGCTTGGACTTCGATATCAGGAAACAATGACCATGTTCCTTGGGAAACTTTGGTTCTCAGAATTAACAAACACTTCATGAAGATATCCCGCTCTACTCGTTCTTTGACAGATCAGGTGAACATACATGCTTTATTTATTGTCATACTCAGTTTTATCTATGAGAAACAGATAAATAGATGAAAATGTGTATGATGTATTAATGAGCATTGTGAACATTTCAATAGATTATACGATATGTAACTTTATTTGTGTAAACAATTCGTTTATTCTTAATTTGCAAACAAGCTTCTTAATTTAAAACCATGTCACCGAATTGTCTTTACTGCTTCTATGATTCCTTCCTTTCTTCCTTTTTTTGGTTACCAGCCAAACTAAAAAACCACAGATAGCCATTGGCCCATTGCAGACCTTATGTGAATTTCAATAATAAAAGCCAATTATTGTGGTATTGTGGTGATTATCGAACTCCTTTGTTTTACATCTCGAGTGCTGGAGAACTTATATTTCATAACTCCATACTTAACCTTCCTTCTCGGATAGCATTACCTCGTTGTCTAGTTTACCATGTAAAAAATTAGTTTCTAGCACTAACTGTTGAGAAATAATAAATTTACAGGACTTAAAGTGTCTGAGGAGAATATCCGGCTGTCAAGACATTGTTTCGCTAGAAAATTTTGAGAGAATGTGGTATTGGCTATACCCAGTAGCTTTTAATTTGTCAAAAAAAGTGCTGACTATGATGTGGGATTCACAGTCCCCATTGTGGATAGAAGGATTCATTTCAAAGGAAGACGCAGAATTTTCGCTTCAATCTCAAGGAGGTCTTCAAGATCCTGGAACATTTGTTCTGCGATTCCCTACATCAAGAAGCTGGCCTCATCCAGATGCTGGTAATCTGGTCGTGACGTATGTTGGTAGTGACCACACCATTCACCACACCCTGCTATCCTTGGATTTTATACACAGgttttattttcttctcctGCTTTTTCAATCCTAGTCACAATGACAATAGTATTCGGTTAAACGTTACTAAAGAACATGACATTGTTATCAAGGGATGTTTCCCATCCTTTATATTCTCGTCATCAACTCACTGAGTTTACCTTAAACTCTGCATTTTAGAGATAATAATCCGAAAAAGAATGAACTAATATTCTTTCCTTGACAATTTGCGAAAGAGACCTGGTAGTCGTAGCTCGAGTAAAGAAGCAATCCTTCCGAGTCCTGTACTCTTTCTACTCATTTATCTAACAGCACAATGTCGATTAATTGTCTTTGCGAGAATACTTTTTACGTCAACTGATAAAGTAATCTCACTTACGTCTTTTACAGTTCTTCCTCGGAAGAAATGCAGCCACTGCAAAATATGCTACTTCGAGAGCCTGCGCTGTCACGATTGGCAAGGTAGGAAGCCTAAATTTATCCCCATCTTTTCTTCCTTCGAATTTATTTTGTGAATTTAGTGATGGAACAAATGTGTTAGCTGCTACTTTGTACCTACCACTGGTCTGTGAATGATCTGTATACATTTTGCAGGGTACGAAGGGTTCATTAGGCACTCAAGATCCAATCTACAATCATCTTGTCCCAAGATTTCATCGGATAAACGAGGTCGTCTTGCTTGCACCGGAAGTGTCGTGTACCAGTGTGCCTATAAGCTCGCCTAATTTATGTTGCCAAATCCTCAATATTTTGCcattatatctatatatatgtatatcaaGTTGTATACAGATGGTGGAAGGATTGGACCTGAGTGAATGAAACGAGGCATGCACAAGGGACTGAACCTTGTGAATTACTAGGGGGTAGATAGTTGAGAAAACGTTGCCCACCAAATCCTATTACAATaccttcttttttcttttttctttttttctaacATTACTTAAAGAATGTTATATTTCACAGTTAAAAACTTActtattaattattatgttCAATGACTTGGTGTGATCAGTGATGATGACATAAAACTTCAAGATTTGATATTTGTCCTTTCATTCAATTAATGAATACCAAATCCGATGGGCTAAATGTTGATGCAAAATAGGAAATGGACCCTTGCTGGCCCAGAGACACCCTAAAAATAGGCCAATAGTATGGGCAGTTTGAAATTGACAATGTTATATATCTTTGTGAAAAGGATAGATCCAGCTggtttgataaataaaaaagtATTAGGGACAGCTGGTCCTAACCCTTAGGAGACATGCAAATCTTCACGTGATTCTTTCATACAAACGTTGAAAAAATCACCTTTaagaattttattaataatgCGAGGGTGGATAAGCCCCATAAAACAATAtctcaaatttaaaaaaaaaaaaatttcaaatcccaCTAAATTTTGCAGATTTTGTGTCTGTGTGACCTAGATGATTTAAAGTTTGTGAAAACTGCATGAATAAAATATCTAATGTATTGCCATAATTTCTTGATCCACCCCTGTATGTGTAATGGCTCAAAAATTGAGAATATCTAACAAGGTGacaaatgaaaatataaaaatttcattaaCTTTTTAAGCTTGGGATCACATGACTTTTTATGTAAGATAAAAAGAAGTCTTTCTTAATCACATGAAAGATGAGATGGTATGGGAGCTCATTTGTAATCTCAAACTTTCCACTATAATACTGTTCTGAAATTGAATTTTATCTCTTTTTAGACTCCACCATCGTATATCAATCGACAGATCATGCAGATATGATACCACACTTTTTTAATATATGCCCgtgtaatttttatattttcatcTACGTACTagtttggttttattttttattttattttattttttgtgggTATTAAACAGATGGGACAAATGAAGGTCTAATAAACGTAACCACCCCTATTAATGATGTGGACAACACAACAGGTTGGCAattctttaaaaatatatatatgtatgcgcGCATTTCAACTCCTCTGTTGAAAATCACGAACTTTTCTTATGAAAACAGCAGTAATCATCGTCATCGTGTAAATCACTTGTAGCTCATCTGACGTCAACGTGTCAGAACAAAATTTCGATTTTAAGATCCAATTATAACAATCTCTTCATTCaactcaaaaaataaaaaaaataacagtGATCATTAGTCATTGACCCCCAATGTGAACCGACATCTTCTTTATATACGAACCAAAGTTGTCCTGTTACAGTGTGGAAAACACTTTAAAGAAATTTGTGAACACCGACCGTCTACCACATGGTTCACATCTATGTATCAAATTTATCTGTTCGCACTTGTCAAGAACTGATGTTCTTCGCTTGAGAGCCAAATACAGGTATGTTCCCAACTTTTAGCTAGCTTCTTGCAtggactatatatatatatatatatcctaaCCAATCCAAAATATATACTggttcaaaatcaaatattcgaAGTTTCAGGGCATCAAAGAAAATGGAAAACACGCAAATGCTACCGATCTACATCACCATTGGAGTTGTTGCTTTTGTTATCTCAAAGATTATCATGACAATCCTCTGTTATCGTAGATGGAAAAGAAAACAGATGGTTTTCCAAGACAGTTTCACAGGTACTAAACTAAAGTCTTTCTCAGTTCTCACCTTTGATCTTTGGTTTGCTTTAATGATTTTAATACTCAAGTTGAAAACAGAAATGTCTTGTGATGTGCGGGAACAGGTGGGAAACTTGTGTTGTTCAGATCACCGAGGACCAATTCCTTGGAACCAAAACTGTTCTTGAAGAAGACAATGAAACTGAGCAACAAGGATGTCATAGGATCCGGAGGTTACGGGACAGTTTACAAAATGATGGTAAGTGAATCCatatcttttgctgtcaaaagaCTCAATAGATTCAGCTTGGAGCACGATCGCGGTTTTGAGAGGGAGTTGGAAGCTATGGGGGATATTAAGCATCGCAATATCGTAACCCTTCATGGGTACTATgctgctcctcagtacaatctTCTTATCTATGAACTGATGCCCAACGGCAGTTTGGACACGCTCCTTCATGGTATGCATATGATCAATCTTTTTAAAGTTTTGCTAAAATGCAACAGTTACTTTTAGTGTCGAAGCTCCGCACAGTAGCGCTTGAGCTGTTGTACCATCAGCCATAACTTTTGGTATAACAACCGTAACCGATGCTAGATTCTGTAAATAGCATCAAAGCACaattaaatgtttgatttcCATGAGTTGCAAATCGATGCAACTCATGGGGAGAGGGATTTTTGGGGAGTTAAAGTTGCCTCCCCCTGTTGTACTATGTTTTTGCCTATTTTAGTACATCGATAACATGATATCTGGATATTAAGTTGCATCAAGTTATTAGCAACTACAGTTTTTGGCATAACATCGCCCTTAGTCCTACAATTTGATGGCTAAAAGTTCCCACTAAATCGTTGTTATCAGCTTCTAAGATGTATAGAAGGAACGAACTAATAAACTTCAGAAGGATTTGGAGGATATGATAAAGCTGAAAGCTGTACCGCGATTATGCAGGAAAATCTATGAACAAGATGGTTCTTGATTGGCTgtcgagatacaaaatagcagTTGGAGCCGCGAGGGGAATATCCTACCTCCATCACGACTGTATTCCTCACATAATACATAGAGATATTAAGTCGAGTAATATATTGTTGGATCATAACTTGGAGGCACGCATATCCGATTTTGGATTAGCTACTTTGATGGAACCGGGTAAAACTCATGTATCAACATTAGTTGCAGGAACTTTTGGATATTTGGCTCCTGGTATGCTAAATAATCACATAACATGTCATTAAAGTTATTCATTTAAGAAACGTTGGGTTATCTTTAGCTCGTTCTTCTGCAGAATATTTTGACACGGGGAAAGCAACAGTGAAAGGAGATGTTTACAGCTTTGGTGTTGTGTTACTAGAGCTTCTAACGGGGAAAAAGCCAACGGACGAATCATTCGTAGAAGAGGGAACTAAGCTGGTTACCTGGGTAAAACTTTTTGAATCTTTCGAAGTGCATATTTTCAATCTTCTCTTAAGGATAAACTTGGTCAGACATCATATTTTTGCAGGTTAAGACAGTTGTCcaagaaaagagagaagaatGTGTGCTAGACAGCATTTTGGAAGGTTGTTCAGCTGACGAAATTAACCATGTTTTTGGTATAGCACTGATGTGCCTTGAGCCAGAGCCCACAAAACGACCAACCATGGCTGAAGTAGTGAAGATGCTAGAGCAGATAAGACCAGAATAATTTAGACGAGGGATTTGCAACTGTACTCAAACTTCTTAATATATATGACAAAGGTGCATTGTATCATTTCAATGTATTGATACCAACTACGTTAACATAAATAGATACATCAAAACTTGATCGATGAGAAATGCTTCAGTTCGTCGAACCAAACTAGCATGGGAAcaaaaaactgaaatttgaactCAAAGAGTATTCATTTACTTTAGAGCTGCAGCTAATCCATTAGAAGCTGAATCTTTCAATGACGGGGAAACTGGATAGCTTCCAAGAAATACGTCAAAGAGAGCAGATGCAACATTTGACGATTCAATTGTAGCGTCAACTGAAGAAGGCATACCCTCGGATGACACACAAACCTACGAAATCACAATAACACAATAATTTAGATATGTTAGAATGGGAGGTTTACTGGTAAAGTAGAAGGGTAACGGTTTGATGGaaataaatatatcattttCACAGTCACCTCAAAGAACCAAGCacctatatcaaaatttataactAGTTGTAACGACATAACGCGAAGTAGGTGTCACGTTTTGATTGCTATATCACATAGGCAGCCGCAGGTGACAATGGGAATGGAGGCAATTGCTGCCATCCAACACCACTTGAAGAAAAGGAAGTGCCCATTTTCAGAGCAAAAATAGTTGAAATTTATTGCGCAGAAAAGATTTCCAACTCACAAGTATTTTGGTTGGGTCCAACCAGGTCAAAAATATGGAAGTTCCTTTCTTTAAGGGCCTTCCTTGAAAAATGCTACGGAATAACGATAGTGCAGATGCATCCACTGGACTTGGTGATTTGATCCTGGGAGAGACAGCCTCATCTAGGGCATCCCAAAATGTTTTACCATCTACATCTCTAACCAGAATAATATGAAGTGATTTCTCTACAGAAGCTGCACTTTATAAAACGACGACAGTCAATTTCGGTAACCCTCCCCCCTCTCTCTTAACTGAAAATGCTAATTCTGAAGATAATTACCCTGGAAAATAGCATCAAAGAACAATGAATCCTGCTGCAACTCTTTAGATGAACGCCCTTTCCAGTCACTTAACTTACTAAAGATTGTTGGATTTGCGTATAGTCCCACGGCATAGACTTTAACTCCTATTATTGCAAAGACTTTCTCCCTATATCCTAGAAATAAAACACAGGGCAAAGATTTTATAGCCCGTCAAAGCATGAGAACTAAGATTATTTATCTCGAGAAGCTTCTGCAACAATGTATAACGTTTTGAAACAGATGAAGCAACTAACCAGCTCCTAGAAAGGACAATGA comes from Henckelia pumila isolate YLH828 chromosome 4, ASM3356847v2, whole genome shotgun sequence and encodes:
- the LOC140863836 gene encoding receptor-like serine/threonine-protein kinase At1g78530 isoform X1; the protein is MENTQMLPIYITIGVVAFVISKIIMTILCYRRWKRKQMVFQDSFTGGKLVLFRSPRTNSLEPKLFLKKTMKLSNKDVIGSGGYGTVYKMMVSESISFAVKRLNRFSLEHDRGFERELEAMGDIKHRNIVTLHGYYAAPQYNLLIYELMPNGSLDTLLHGKSMNKMVLDWLSRYKIAVGAARGISYLHHDCIPHIIHRDIKSSNILLDHNLEARISDFGLATLMEPGKTHVSTLVAGTFGYLAPEYFDTGKATVKGDVYSFGVVLLELLTGKKPTDESFVEEGTKLVTWVKTVVQEKREECVLDSILEGCSADEINHVFGIALMCLEPEPTKRPTMAEVVKMLEQIRPE
- the LOC140863837 gene encoding fatty-acid-binding protein 3, chloroplastic, translating into MASIAAMPTPLCLSSPTKINSLDVKPRICYLEITPNKPLSFLNRGAAFSQLSTFTAFPIKGNSRLHTRVSPNAAASSSAVDPEYIEEPGTNVKFQSSLSLPGCSSSLSFLGAGYREKVFAIIGVKVYAVGLYANPTIFSKLSDWKGRSSKELQQDSLFFDAIFQASVEKSLHIILVRDVDGKTFWDALDEAVSPRIKSPSPVDASALSLFRSIFQGRPLKKGTSIFLTWLDPTKILVCVSSEGMPSSVDATIESSNVASALFDVFLGSYPVSPSLKDSASNGLAAALK
- the LOC140863836 gene encoding receptor-like serine/threonine-protein kinase At1g78530 isoform X2, encoding MKLSNKDVIGSGGYGTVYKMMVSESISFAVKRLNRFSLEHDRGFERELEAMGDIKHRNIVTLHGYYAAPQYNLLIYELMPNGSLDTLLHGKSMNKMVLDWLSRYKIAVGAARGISYLHHDCIPHIIHRDIKSSNILLDHNLEARISDFGLATLMEPGKTHVSTLVAGTFGYLAPEYFDTGKATVKGDVYSFGVVLLELLTGKKPTDESFVEEGTKLVTWVKTVVQEKREECVLDSILEGCSADEINHVFGIALMCLEPEPTKRPTMAEVVKMLEQIRPE